From one Paramormyrops kingsleyae isolate MSU_618 chromosome 1, PKINGS_0.4, whole genome shotgun sequence genomic stretch:
- the LOC111839123 gene encoding E3 ubiquitin-protein ligase MARCHF7-like, translating into MDSKPRWLTCTPKSNAMSSSSSPTSQLYCRDRVLGCDPHTRGHPFKLDSDSQSPRFNDSSKNQGGPEGRHPAWRRPSRLSSASASCDGTWTESGGSRSKQCYRQRGSETQQGMYTEQDADRKRSALSGTGRASCSGDSRSSLEGGHYSSADSPWLARSPPSRSSTSSSSSSSSSSSEGFWSRRELRKRSDRSLSGPVGHAAGLSESRTTSLFTSQNQERVTSCYAQGARPKEGVSSSRMSGSYLHRLPSDYQPSWLSHDSCSDASEQPRESSVDPRVRTRTSRSGDWTDSLPERSPGVSPLYRPRRRPSDLAERHGTKPLLSRLASSMSSTLFSRRSSQDSGGSGSAAVPNEAGSSLQRGGLGSLDDPSPGLPFLRRRRQSTPPVPWGNSTESEPESPRASGSWLSSSLRNRCAPLFPRRRREGRDETALSMSATAFPNSRCPPLTTHASGINATEEEDEEEEPRGAGAAPPHTGGDQDLSGITRSLLRLSMPSPLEGASGNAALTIDMMAPRRIPSEEQREEKPTSSRDPERVKKIQESLLLEDSDEEEGELCRICQMGHNSPPDPLIEPCQCTGSLQYVHQECMKKWLLAKISSGSSLEAITTCELCREKLQLDIEDFDINELHRTHERSEYEFISCGLYLVVLLHLCEQRFSDTLGIANEVGFFNLARTLREHMDSLERAYRESEEEEARQNSPSVDFGDSDEEERC; encoded by the exons ATGGATTCCAAACCTCGTTGGCTGACGTGTACTCCCAAGTCCAATGCGATGTCCTCTTCCTCCTCGCCGACCAGTCAGCTCTACTGCCGAGATCGTGTGCTGGGTTGCGATCCGCATACCAGAGGACACCCGTTTAAGCTCGACTCTGATTCCCAG AGTCCAAGATTTAACGATTCATCCAAAAACCAAGGTGGCCCAGAGGGCCGTCATCCTGCATGGAGACGCCCTTCACGCCTTAGCTCCGCCTCTGCATCATGTGACGGCACGTGGACCGAGTCTGGGGGAAGCAGAAGCAAACAG TGTTATCGTCAGAGGGGTTCTGAAACGCAGCAGGGGATGTACACCGAGCAAGATGCAGACCGCAAGAGATCCGCGCTGTCTGGCACCGGCAGGGCATCGTGTTCCGGGGATTCCCGTTCATCCTTGGAGGGCGGCCATTACTCCAGCGCCG ATTCACCATGGCTGGCGCGCAGCCCTCCCTCCAGGTCGTCGACATCTtcgtcgtcgtcatcatcatcatcttcctcTGAGGGCTTCTGGTCTCGCCGAGAGCTTCGCAAGAGATCGGACCGAAGCCTCTCTGGTCCGGTGGGCCACGCCGCGGGATTGTCGGAGAGCAGAACCACTAGCCTGTTCACCTCTCAGA ATCAGGagcgtgtcacttcctgttacGCACAAGGAGCGAGGCCCAAAGAGGGCGTCTCCTCCAGTCGAATGAGTGGTTCTTACCTTCACCGCCTGCCCTCCGACTATCAGCCATCTTGGCTCTCCCACGACTCGTGCAGCGATGCTTCTGAGCAGCCCCGGGAATCGTCAGTGGATCCTCGGGTACGAACTCGGACGTCTCGGTCAGGCGACTGGACGGACAGCCTCCCTGAGAGGTCTCCCGGCGTCTCCCCACTGTATCGCCCTCGTAGGCGGCCCAGCGACCTCGCGGAGCGCCATGGCACCAAGCCGCTGCTGTCTCGCCTGGCCAGCAGCATGTCCTCCACCCTGTTCTCCAGACGCTCCTCCCAGGACTCTGGCGGTTCTGGCTCCGCCGCCGTTCCCAATGAGGCTGGCAGCAGCCTCCAGAGAGGAGGGTTAGGGAGTCTGGACGATCCTTCACCTGGGCTGCCCTTCCTCCGCCGCAGACGCCAGAGCACGCCGCCTGTACCGTGGGGGAACAGCACGGAGTCGGAACCGGAGTCTCCACGGGCCTCCGGCTCCTGGCTGTCGTCATCTCTCAGGAACCGGTGCGCCCCGCTCTTCCCACGAAGGAGGCGGGAGGGCCGAGATGAGACGGCGCTCTCCATGTCCGCCACGGCATTCCCGAACTCACGGTGCCCGCCGTTGACGACGCATGCCTCGGGAATCAACGCCAccgaggaggaggacgaggaggaagaGCCTCGAGGGGCAGGAGCAGCACCCCCTCACACAGGGGGAGACCAAGATCTATCTGGAATCACCAGATCCTTGCTGCGACTTTCCATGCCTTCGCCACTGGAGGGCGCCAGTGGGAATGCGGCGCTCACCATCGACATGATGGCGCCTAGAAGGATCCCTTCTGAAGAGCAAAGGGAGGAGAAGCCCACCTCGTCCCGAGATCCAGAGAGAGtgaagaaaatacaggagag CCTGCTGTTGGAGGATTCTGATGAGGAGGAGGGGGAACTCTGCCGCATCTGTCAAATGGGACACAACTCCCCCCCCGACCCGCTGATCGAACCCTGCCAGTGTACAGGAAGCCTCCAGTATGTCCATCAGGAATGCATGAAGAAGTGGCTGCTTGCTAAAATCAGCTCAG gttctAGCCTGGAGGCCATCACCACCTGTGAGCTGTGCAGGGAGAAGCTGCAGCTCGACATCGAGGACTTTGACATCAACGAGCTGCACAGGACCCATGAGAGG TCTGAGTACGAGTTCATCAGCTGTGGGCTGTACCTGGTGGTCCTTCTGCACCTGTGTGAGCAGCGCTTCTCCGACACGCTGGGCATCGCCAACGAAGTCGGG TTTTTCAACCTGGCGAGAACGCTGCGTGAGCACATGGACAGTCTTGAAA GGGCTTACAGGGagtctgaggaagaggaggcacgGCAGAACAGTCCATCCGTCGACTTTGGTGACTCTGATGAGGAAGAGCGCTGCTGA